A single window of Aspergillus puulaauensis MK2 DNA, chromosome 5, nearly complete sequence DNA harbors:
- the FET5 gene encoding putative signal sequence-binding GTPase GPN3 (COG:K;~EggNog:ENOG410PHIC;~InterPro:IPR004130,IPR027417,IPR030228,IPR003593;~PFAM:PF03029), with protein sequence MSKFGTLVMGPAGAGKTTFCNALIQHLQTTRRSCFYVNLDPAAETFQYEPDLDIRELITLEDVMEELGLGPNGGLIYCFEFLLQNLDFLSEALDPLSEEYLIIFDMPGQIELYTHVPLLPSLVQFLSRSGPLNISLCAAYLLESTFVVDKAKFFAGTLSAMSAMLMLEMPHVNILTKMDQVREMVSRRELKRFTRVDVQLLQDSNEVPVEDSESSDPMSKEALLSGGSFERLNRAVAQLIDDFSMVSFLQLEAQDEDSVSAVLSHIDDAIQYHEAQEPREPGDAQEVDWEDAD encoded by the coding sequence ATGTCCAAGTTCGGGACCCTCGTAATGGGCCCAGCCGGCGCTGGGAAAACCACGTTTTGCAACgccctcatccaacacctCCAAACCACCCGCCGCAGCTGCTTCTACGTCAACCTCGACCCCGCCGCCGAGACCTTCCAGTACGAGCCGGACCTCGATATCCGCGAGCTGATTACCCTCGAAGATGtaatggaggagctggggttGGGCCCGAACGGGGGATTGATATACTGCTTCGAATTCCTGCTGCAGAACTTGGATTTCCTATCCGAGGCGCTTGATCCGCTCAGCGAAGAGTATCTGATTATCTTCGATATGCCTGGTCAGATTGAGCTCTATACCCACGTCCCGCTTCTCCCGTCACTTGTGCAGTTCCTGTCTCGATCTGGTCCGCTAAACATTAGCCTCTGCGCTGCATATCTCCTCGAGAGCACATTCGTCGTTGACAAAGCAAAGTTCTTCGCTGGAACACTGAGCGCCATGTCCGCCATGTTAATGCTGGAGATGCCGCACGTCAACATCCTCACGAAGATGGACCAGGTGCGCGAGATGGTCTCGCGCCGGGAATTAAAGCGTTTCACCCGGGTCGACGTACAGCTATTACAGGATAGCAATGAAGTCCCGGTCGAGGACTCCGAGAGCTCCGATCCGATGTCGAAGGAGGCCCTGTTGAGCGGGGGATCGTTCGAGAGACTCAACCGCGCCGTTGCCCAGCTCATCGATGATTTCAGCATGGTGTCATTCTTGCAGTTGGAGGCTCAGGATGAGGACAGTGTTTCTGCTGTGCTGAGCCATATCGATGACGCTATTCAGTACCATGAGGCGCAGGAGCCGAGGGAGCCCGGGGATGCGCAGGAAGTTGACTGGGAGGATGCAGATTGA
- a CDS encoding Apq12 family protein (COG:S;~EggNog:ENOG410Q0RQ;~InterPro:IPR024316;~PFAM:PF12716;~TransMembrane:2 (o69-93i105-127o)), whose translation MENFPGYVQTVLQHPTVQQITSSPLASNIAHLHTTYLNPSLAHVRETYVDPSLAHLRMTYLDPYVVQPLAHLLASTPDLASVIVLVIVLFLSFKILDYTRRAVMFWVWLTMKLAWWVTIFSLGIYMYNAGWEKVARDLGFVFNFLVGLLEQFGHNLEESTARAGDGSSGQRQAGWRRR comes from the exons ATGGAGAATTTCCCCG GATACGTCCAAACCGTGCTCCAGCACCCAACCGTTCAGCAaatcacctcctccccactTGCATCCAACATCGCCCATTTACACACGACATACCTCAACCCCTCTCTCGCGCACGTCCGAGAAACCTACGTCGACCCATCGCTCGCCCATCTGCGCATGACATACCTAGACCCCTACGTCGTGCAGCCTCTGGCGCACCTTCTCGCCTCAACGCCCGATCTCGCCTCCGTCATTGTCCTAGTCATTGTCCTTTTCCTCTCGTTCAAGATCCTCGACTATACGCGCCGCGCGGTCATGTTCTGGGTTTGGTTGACGATGAAATTGGCTTGGTGGGTTACGATCTTTTCGCTGGGGATATACATGTATAATGCCGGGTGGGAGAAGGTTGCGCGCGATCTAGGATTTGTTTTCAATTTCCTTGTCGGGCTGTTGGAGCAGTTTGGGCATAATCTGGAGGAATCGACTGCGCGCGCTGGGGACGGGTCTTCGGGGCAGCGTCAGGcgggctggcggaggaggtga
- a CDS encoding uncharacterized protein (COG:S;~EggNog:ENOG410PI5V) — MAAGWISPPEPGARASVTDSVATSAYQPHLPEATTTVPASPKSDPALVRRKPLPPTASSVIPPHPRRSGPSTSSSSSLYSNRSLSQADPPPLRSSSLQSPVSLSHSRGSSLANSLSSPVSNSAAPPSAARGDPSLFSRRTLDRFPRGSPLKTPLRIDTSASAVNTDGDSTDDSDDDITNLYESQFTNGTPLHSRLVSEPFIPVLPSPTSSNHRRARTMALHPPQNRPPPLHIDSSARGMPNGVNDPRQPKTPGGKISSFFGWRAATSPGGESSSTEISDGGRSPLPSPMPPSIPSTSYSITPSTSVPFDPTARPLGNYPVRNGSLSSTSIRDSGPSALVAELENELREISSELAGSIRREMELEDLVERLQSEMPSEAPNRRTSDYFSDSGTSSIRYAYESGGRVEDIEKYKRAAEQERAQLRADIGHKLQEERTRRTASESHVQMLEAQVTQLRRERVEISDLSSKARELESALEGNRRKLTEERQIKDNFEDLLTAMRVELEQLRTERDLLKEGKPLTDPAEVQQLKEEIEALKIENAALSQLQGGRFASIAEEDNAPMKRNSAFGLSRSNSLARMPPKSSSRSGSLSRSNSVSGKDRDTRESLADRMEGAEAQRDALHGALKRLLDRQAYETRQTEKRVRIMEIELARAQETGSPRKLGYEREVRNLRDEVNHLRLRAEDALDQKWQCEKGLAGLKMDLDRAEQETASLRILLQEHDISVPAELEDTQNAFAEVIATSSSLESAYQQLQADREHAEASAAQSPQDSGELAESVTRTNMLALHVRQQLATNTALRKRLSDAINKGEKDQQLSASRINDMQTKLKEMEDGLLVAQNHADDEISRHEDEVRQIQESHSAQLLRLKSGARSPASLSPIPPSTPFITRSPRLDKTTSGDGVPLTHVVKSDALDQRVKELEKLLRVADREMGEVVSRMNRAQIDVAELQSARDEALRETRRLQAEILTERNVFKNLLGQN, encoded by the exons ATGGCCGCTGGCTGGATCTCTCCGCCTGAGCCTGGCGCCCGAGCTTCTGTCACCGACAGTGTCGCAACGAGCGCCTATCAACCCCATCTACCTGAAGCCACTACTACCGTCCCTGCCTCTCCCAAGTCCGATCCTGCTCTCGTGCGCAGGAAACCATTGCCGCCCACGGCATCTTCTGTgatccctcctcatcctcgacgatCTGGCCCTTCcacctcgtcgtcttcttccctttACTCCAACCGCTCCCTCTCGCAGGCTGATCCTCCGCCGCtgcgctcctcctccctccagtcccccgtctctctctctcattCTCGGGGCAGTTCTCTTGCAAATAGCCTTTCATCCCCTGTATCAAACTCGGCCGCGCCGCCTTCTGCTGCGCGTGGGGACCCGTCGCTCTTTTCTCGCAGGACCTTGGACAG GTTTCCCCGGGGCAGTCCTCTTAAGACTCCCCTCCGTATAGACACCTCCGCCTCTGCCGTGAATACAGACGGTGACAGCACCGACGATAGTGACGACGATATAACTAATTTATATGAATCGCAATTTACGAATGGGACTCCACTGCACAGCCGTCTCGTTAGCGAACCGTTTATCCCCGTCCTTCCTTCTCCTACATCCTCAAACCACAGACGTGCCAGGACTATGGCCTTGCACCCACCGCAAAACCGACCGCCACCTCTACACATTGATTCCAGTGCGCGAGGTATGCCCAATGGTGTGAACGACCCCCGGCAACCGAAAACACCTGGGGGCAAAATCAGCTCCTTTTTTGGCTGGCGAGCCGCTACATCTCCTGGGGGCGAGTCCTCCAGCACAGAAATCTCCGACGGCGGTCGATCCCCCTTACCTTCACCTATGCCTCCATCAATACCTAGTACCTCCTACTCTATCACACCCTCCACCTCAGTGCCATTCGACCCCACCGCTCGACCCCTTGGGAACTACCCCGTGCGCAATGGCTCACTCAGCAGCACGAGTATACGGGATTCAGGTCCTTCGGCCCTGGTGGCAGAGTTGGAGAATGAGCTGCGGGAAATCAGCTCTGAGCTGGCAGGGTCGATTCGGCGGGAGATGGAGTTGGAAGATTTGGTGGAGAGGTTACAATCTGAGATGCCATCGGAAGCCCCGAACAGGCGTACCAGTGATTATTTCTCGGACTCGGGAACCAGCTCTATTCGTTACGCTTATGAGTCGGGTGGCCGTGTTGAAGACATAGAAAAATATAAGCGCGCTGCAGAGCAAGAGCGCGCTCAACTCCGGGCTGATATCGGCCATAAACTTCAGGAGGAACGTACCCGCCGGACAGCGTCTGAATCGCATGTCCAAATGTTAGAAGCTCAGGTTACTCAG CTTCGACGTGAAAGGGTAGAAATCTCCGACTTATCTTCCAAAGCTCGCGAGCTTGAAAGTGCTTTGGAAGGTAATCGCCGCAAACTGACGGAGGAACGCCAAATCAAAGACAACTTTGAAGACCTTCTAACCGCTATGAGAGttgagctggagcagcttcGTACTGAGCGAGACTTGCTTAAAGAAGGCAAGCCCCTTACTGATCCAGCTGAAGTGCAGCagttgaaggaggaaatcgaAGCTCTGAAGATCGAAAACGCAGCCCTTTCACAGTTGCAAGGCGGACGATTCGCCTcgattgcggaggaggataacGCACCTATGAAACGAAATAGTGCCTTTGGATTATCACGATCAAACTCTCTGGCTCGCATGCCCCCTAAGAGTTCGTCGCGGTCTGGCTCACTATCGAGGTCAAACTCAGTATCAGGCAAGGACCGTGACACTCGAGAATCCCTGGCGGATCGGATGGAAGGCGCTGAGGCTCAGCGTGATGCCCTCCATGGCGCTCTTAAACGCCTGCTTGATCGACAGGCCTACGAAACGCGGCAAACAGAGAAGCGTGTCAGAATCATGGAAATAGAATTGGCGCGCGCACAGGAGACCGGCTCTCCGCGCAAACTAGGTTACGAGCGTGAGGTGCGTAATCTGCGCGATGAGGTGAACCACCTACGACTCCGCGCGGAGGATGCCTTGGATCAAAAATGGCAATGTGAGAAGGGACTGGCAGGTCTTAAGATGGACCTTGATCGTGCAGAGCAGGAGACTGCTTCTCTCCGCATCCTTCTCCAGGAACATGACATTTCTGTTCCCGCTGAGCTTGAGGATACTCAGAATGCCTTCGCCGAAGTCATTGCCACCTCCTCGTCTCTGGAATCCGCGtaccagcagcttcaggcgGACCGCGAACACGCAGAAGCAAGTGCCGCGCAGTCACCACAAGACTCCGGTGAGCTCGCAGAATCTGTCACCCGGACAAACATGCTAGCACTACATGTCCGCCAGCAACTGGCAACAAACACCGCCCTCCGCAAGCGTCTCTCAGACGCCATCAACAAGGGCGAAAAAGACCAACAGCTATCTGCATCTCGAATCAACGATATGCAAACAAAGCtgaaggaaatggaagacGGCCTTCTCGTGGCGCAGAATCACGCAGATGACGAAATTTCTCGTCACGAAGACGAAGTTCGTCAGATCCAGGAAAGCCACAGCGCTCAGCTCCTGCGCTTGAAGAGTGGAGCTCGCAGCCCTGCGTCCTTGTCGCCAATCCCCCCAAGCACCCCGTTCATCACACGGTCTCCACGCCTAGACAAGACCACGAGCGGCGACGGCGTACCGCTGACCCACGTCGTCAAGTCTGACGCCCTGGACCAGCGAgtcaaggagctcgagaagctACTGCGCGTAGCGGACCGCGAAATGGGCGAGGTCGTCAGTCGGATGAACCGTGCCCAGATCGATGTGGCCGAACTCCAATCTGCTCG TGACGAGGCCCTCCGCGAAACCCGCCGTCTCCAGGCAGAAATCCTGACAGAGCGCAACGTCTTCAAGAATCTCCTTGGCCAAAACTAA
- a CDS encoding Zn(II)2Cys6 transcription factor (COG:S;~EggNog:ENOG410PWY9;~InterPro:IPR036864,IPR021858,IPR001138;~PFAM:PF00172,PF11951;~go_function: GO:0000981 - DNA-binding transcription factor activity, RNA polymerase II-specific [Evidence IEA];~go_function: GO:0008270 - zinc ion binding [Evidence IEA];~go_process: GO:0006355 - regulation of transcription, DNA-templated [Evidence IEA]): protein MSRSFGGCKRCKARRQKCDEGRPTCGRCKSAGSRCQYAMQLQWGGRGFSKSRFGSCMQKLEYSPGEFIYTTANELSPSPTEPVSSTTITLPKSVDPFASLTNNQKSLLHHFLSDASQITACHSGMQQEICRMLVPMALQTPSLLYATMALSAIHLQALHNQSETVKSAPDIARFMAMSLEHFQKELQSPGARGTDALLATARTLCLAEIHSGAVQPNSWRAHIEGAQALMVASRERGGSPPDSSEGFRRYLNRWYRSIVSLTALTGNGPPVGGITCQTIGKPVPTTADTPDYLDDYWGFTVSLSAVFRGIGAAAWQTPPDQAADDAEVTALESSVHELIDEGARSPPTFYPGVIEGLSEGHILRFTLCNEAFQHSALIQIERRLRRVPAPSPAVQRSVKKIIECTEQIGPSPGLSPWTMLTTPLFIAGCEAQGDDRARVRDLLSKLHDTIRVPNVLQSLKFLEQYWAHQLDENESWNRFLDRMRFDFIPY, encoded by the exons ATGTCACGATCTTTTGGCGGTTGCAAGCGATGTAAGGCACGACGACAGAAATGTGATGAGGGTCGTCCAACTTGTGGGCGGTGCAAGTCCGCGGGGTCACGATGTCAGTATGcgatgcagctgcagtgGGGAGGCCGGGGTTTCTCGAAGTCAAGGTTTGGGTCGTGCATGCAGAAGCTAG AATACTCTCCGGGAGAATTCATCTACACCACTGCCAACGAACTATCACCAAGTCCAACCGAGCCCGTATCCTCCACAACCATCACATTACCGAAATCCGTTGATCCGTTTGCCTCCCTCACAAACAACCAGAAAtcccttcttcatcactTCCTCAGCGATGCCTCTCAAATAACAGCCTGCCATTCGGGCATGCAACAGGAAATTTGTCGCATGCTCGTGCCGATGGCTCTCCAAACACCATCATTACTGTATGCAACCATGGCGCTGTCCGCAATCCACCTCCAGGCCCTACATAATCAGTCAGAGACCGTCAAATCAGCGCCGGATATCGCGCGATTCATGGCGATGAGCTTAGAACATTTCCAGAAGGAGCTCCAGAGTCCAGGCGCAAGGGGAACGGATGCGCTGCTAGCGACGGCACGCACCCTTTGTCTTGCGGAAATTCACTCTGGTGCAGTTCAGCCCAATTCATGGCGTGCTCATATTGAAGGTGCGCAGGCGTTGATGGTTGCGTCTCGTGAGCGAGGAGGGTCGCCTCCAGATTCGTCAGAGGGCTTCCGCAGGTATCTAAATCGTTGGTATCGGTCGATAGTCTCTTTGACGGCATTGACGGGGAACGGGCCGCCAGTTGGCGGTATTACATGCCAAACTATTGGGAAGCCAGTGCCTACAACAGCGGATACACCAGATTACCTAGACGATTACTGGGGGTTCACGGTGAGTTTGTCAGCGGTATTCCGCGGGATTGGAGCCGCAGCCTGGCAAACTCCCCCGGATCAAGCAGCGGATGATGCGGAGGTTACAGCCCTGGAATCATCAGTCCACGAGCTGATCGATGAGGGAGCACGGTCCCCACCCACGTTCTACCCCGGCGTAATTGAGGGGTTATCAGAGGGCCATATTCTACGATTTACGCTGTGTAACGAGGCGTTCCAGCACAGCGCGCTAATTCAGATCGAGCGTCGACTGCGCAGGGTACCGGCACCTTCACCAGCTGTGCAGCGATCTGTCAAGAAGATCATCGAATGTACCGAGCAAATCGGGCCCTCTCCGGGTCTTAGTCCATGGACAATGCTTACGACGCCGTTGTTCATTGCGGGCTGCGAAGCACAGGGCGACGACCGGGCCCGTGTTCGGGATCTTTTGTCCAAACTCCATGATACCATCCGGGTGCCGAATGTGCTCCAGTCGTTGAAGTTCCTGGAGCAGTATTGGGCTCACCAgttggatgagaatgagagcTGGAATCGTTTCCTTG ATCGGATGCGGTTTGACTTCATCCCGTACTGA
- the VMA13 gene encoding H(+)-transporting V1 sector ATPase subunit H (BUSCO:EOG09263E9V;~COG:C;~EggNog:ENOG410PKVG;~InterPro:IPR016024,IPR011989,IPR004908,IPR011987, IPR038497;~PFAM:PF03224,PF11698;~go_component: GO:0000221 - vacuolar proton-transporting V-type ATPase, V1 domain [Evidence IEA];~go_function: GO:0046961 - proton-transporting ATPase activity, rotational mechanism [Evidence IEA];~go_process: GO:1902600 - proton transmembrane transport [Evidence IEA]) produces the protein MSAASLEPPTYLSSLQNNIRARPIPWEGAVRAGNITDDHLKKIKAVDKVRKEQRRQTIDGDISGYVGLLAGGSSGKSVLESAARRSDIVQYILVLAADLINDAPSLSSALIAHPQPYKPFLPLLRHSTNAEDPIPLLTSTFLTNLVSTSIISSSKSAPQDEEALPQLYNYLSTLTRNQDSGLQDIGVQGLSTLLRTSRSRQLFWEQRKETVDPLVEILRAAAGAKDSGSSTTLAGSSRAGDIGIAGGVGLQLLYRVLLVLWQLSFEGSLIGDDLQSDHEILQLYSHLLRLSPKEKTTRLLLATLKNLLSSNHANLLPVAVFVRLPALLSNLSGRHLTDPDLLEDLTYLSEILEEYTKTQTTFDQYAAELQSGHLRWSPPHRNPTFWKENARRILDESSGALPKKLSQIMSKSWENDKQVLAIACNDVGHLVKELPERRGQLEKLGLKTRVMELMADKDESVRWESLRAVGEWLRYTFDD, from the exons ATGTCGGCCGCTTCGTTGGAGCCCCCCACGTACCTCAGCTCCCTACAGAACAACATCCGAGCTCGACCTATTCCGTGGGAGGGAGCTGTCCGAGCTGGAAACATTACAGATGACCACTTGAAAAAGATCAAGGCAGTGGACAAAGTTCGCAAGGAACAGCGGCGTCAGACGATCGACGGGGATATCTCAGGATACGTGGGCTTGCTGGCAGGAGGTTCGAGCGGGAAGAGTGTCCTTGAGTCCgcggcgaggagaagcgatATCGTACAGTATATCCTGGTCCTGGCTGCAGATCTCATCAATG ACGCCCCGTCATTGTCGTCCGCCCTGATCGCTCATCCCCAGCCGTACAAACCATTCCTCCCTCTGCTACGCCATTCTACGAATGCCGAAGATCCTATCCCGCTGCTCACATCAACCTTCTTGACAAACCTAGTCTCAACAAGCATAATTTCGTCCTCGAAATCGGCGCCGcaagatgaagaagctctTCCGCAACTGTACAACTATCTGTCCACTCTGACACGAAACCAGGACAGTGGACTTCAGGACATTGGAGTTCAAGGGCTATCAACATTACTTCGAACGTCTAGGTCTCGACAGCTATTCTGGGAGCAGCGGAAGGAGACCGTTGATCCTTTGGTTGAGATTCTTCGTGCGGCCGCGGGAGCCAAAGACAGTGGTTCTAGCACTACTCTTGCCGGTAGCTCGAGAGCTGGCGATATAGGGATCGCCGGCGGGGTCGGTCTACAGCTTCTATATCGCgtgcttctcgtcctctGGCAACTGAGTTTCGAAGGCAGCCTGATTGGTGATGACCTGCAATC GGACCATGAGATCCTTCAACTATACTCCCACCTTCTACGACTGTCTCCAAAGGAAAAAACCACCCGTCTTCTCCTTGCGACTCTCAAGAACCTGCTCTCCTCCAACCACGCCAACCTTCTTCCAGTTGCGGTGTTTGTACGCCttcctgctcttctttcgaaCCTCTCGGGTCGACACCTGACAGACCCCGACCTTCTGGAAGACCTGACATACCTGTCGGAAATTCTTGAGGAATACACCAAAACCCAGACAACCTTCGATCAGTACGCCGCAGAGCTACAATCTGGCCACTTACGGTGGTCCCCACCCCACAGGAATCCCACTTTCTGGAAAGAAAATGCCCGCCGTATTCTAGATGAATCCAGCGGGGCCCTTCCCAAAAAGCTGAGCCAGATTATGTCTAAGAGCTGGGAGAACGACAAGCAGGTCCTGGCCATTGCTTGCAATGACGTCGGGCACTTGGTCAAAGAGCTACCCGAAAGGCGGGGCCAGTTGGAGAAACTAGGGTTGAAGACAAGGGTGATGGAGCTAATGGCTGATAAAGATGAGTCGGTGCGATGGGAGAGCTTACGAGCGGTGGGAGAGTGGCTCCGTTATACCTTTGACGATTGA
- a CDS encoding M protein repeat protein (COG:K;~EggNog:ENOG410PI1U;~InterPro:IPR022092,IPR022091;~PFAM:PF12329,PF12325) yields MSQNKWKVGSFLQQAVAGVESRLDQMLTEEEDAKRQQQMKQRAMRPKSGDQSGSISRSSSNAQKNDRLQERLARAMVKQNAQGDGADSSSPAGISPVTSPVPSNGARSSMDIESSLGSSRKDITSPRDSISLTPAVTASRTSHDFSSSPRNSAEVAASNPAEKDTSTSVPASDPDVVETESSSVPTEPTPVAADSLLESGSAPSSEEVVPDGLSQAEKSVEDSALQEEMHGYIERIDALQSKLKYLAQEAAESARKAAATAEPGSADKQLREKDERIALLLEEGQKLSKTEMDHRTLIKKLRQQLAETSEFQTEAKKKNEKLERDLANTEARAKRAEAAEKRAAGSLSAQAKTARDLEAVTTERDALTQTVQEMKSQLARAVSRADDAEAKANSDALEREKQRADKLEEELSSSRIEREIGEEKLRREITSLKESIEQEKEKARVLEAELKGEQSVLESKMESLRSRAEEVSSGAAGDAQVKLLRQIETLQTQYAVASENWQALEGSLLSRLANVEKERDEFSRREGEARRKIREVNLKMKRIEEELENAQETQRDLSNRVEERSQELQKAEQKLKKAVDGLTTAQNETAEQKALCDATWAQKLEDERAKWREQAIRPMNPLRRNESPVSLYRPSGNLEAAVSLSDYRPTSRRSSAIPGVTPDLGIGTPPRQNSFPVSASQSVLSPVLSGNGSVPPVPETPALNESDEFFTGSGTPSAFGGAPTHSRGINDIISESTVGAGPSVQLVERMSATVRRLESERAASKDELARITAQRDEAREQVVDLMREVDEKRASDTQVHELEQKLEELNGRYDTTLEMLGEKSEQVEELEADIADIKRIYRELVDSTMK; encoded by the exons ATGTCGCAAAATAAGTGGAAAGTCGGTTCCTTTTTACAGCAGGCCGTCGCAGGCGTAGAGTCGCGATTGGACCAGATGCTgacggaagaggaagacgcaaaacggcagcagcagatgaAACAGAGGGCAATGAGGCCAAAGTCGGGTGACCAATCTGGTA GCATCTCCCGAAGTTCGTCCAATGCACAGAAGAATGACCGACTCCAAGAACGCCTAGCCCGTGCTATGGTAAAACAAAACGCACAGGGTGACGGCGCcgattcttcctcccccGCCGGTATTTCTCCTGTTACCAGCCCAGTTCCTAGCAACGGTGCACGCTCAAGTATGGACATCGAGTCTAGTCTCGGCTCGTCTCGAAAGGACATAACATCACCTCGGGATTCCATATCTCTCACACCAGCAGTAACGGCCTCGAGGACAAGCCATGActtttcgtcttcgccgCGCAATTCAGCGGAGGTTGCGGCGTCGAATCCCGCCGAGAAAGACACTTCAACTTCCGTACCGGCTTCAGATCCTGACGTGGTGGAAACCGAGTCTTCGTCTGTACCAACAGAGCCCACGCCAGTCGCCGCTGACTCGCTCCTGGAGAGCGGCAGTGCCCCGTCGAGTGAAGAAGTGGTTCCAGATGGGCTTTCCCAAGCAGAGAAGAGCGTTGAGGATTCCGCACTACAAGAGGAAATGCATGGATATATTGAACGAATCGATGCTTTACAGTCGAAACTGAAATACCTAGCCCAGGAAGCTGCGGAGTCTGCCCGGAAGGCGGCTGCTACAGCTGAACCCGGAAGCGCCGATAAACAGCTCCGAGAAAAGGATGAGAGGATTGCGCTTTTGCTTGAAGAGGGACAGAAGCTTTCTAAAACTGAGATGGATCATAGAACTTTAATCAAGAAACTCCGACAGCAACTAGCCGAAACCTCCGAATTCCAAACagaggcaaagaagaagaatgaaaaGCTAGAGAGGGATTTAGCCAACACTGAAGCTAGGGCCAAGcgagcagaagcagcagagaaGAGAGCGGCTGGATCGCTTTCCGCCCAGGCCAAGACCGCTCGAGACCTGGAAGCCGTAACAACTGAGCGGGATGCTTTAACCCAAACAGTGCAGGAAATGAAAAGCCAACTTGCTCGTGCAGTTTCTCGGGCGGACGATGCGGAGGCAAAGGCAAATTCCGATGCACTGGAGCGGGAGAAGCAGCGCGCTGATAAGCTTGAGGAGGAACTCTCAAGCTCTAGGATTGAACGCGAAATTGGTGAGGAGAAACTGAGGAGGGAAATAACCAGCCTCAAGGAGAGCatcgagcaggagaaggaaaaggccCGGGTATTAGAAGCCGAGCTGAAAGGGGAGCAGTCTGTATTAGAGAGCAAGATGGAGTCTCTGCGGTCAAGAGCCGAGGAGGTGTCCtctggtgctgctggagaCGCACAGGTCAAACTTCTACGTCAGATTGAGACATTACAGACGCAATACGCGGTAGCAAGCGAAAATTGGCAAGCTTTGGAAGGCTCTCTACTTTCACGACTGGCGAACGTTGAGAAGGAACGAGATGAATTTTCGCGACGAGAGGGTGAGGCGCGACGAAAGATCCGCGAAGTG AATCTTAAAATGAAGCGAATTGAGGAGGAACTCGAAAACGCACAAGAAACACAGCGCGACCTTTCAAACAGGGTAGAGGAACGTTCTCAAGAACTACAAAAGGCCGAACAGAAGCTCAAAAAGGCGGTCGATGGGCTGACCACAGCCCAAAATGAAACGGCCGAGCAAAAGGCTCTTTGCGACGCAACCTGGGCCCAGAAACTCGAGGATGAGCGGGCCAAGTGGCGTGAACAAGCCATCCGACCCATGAACCCGCTCCGACGCAACGAGTCTCCTGTTTCCTTGTATCGCCCTAGTGGTAACTTGGAGGCAGCTGTCTCGCTGTCCGATTACCGCCCGACGAGTCGTCGTTCGTCCGCGATACCAGGTGTCACCCCAGATCTGGGCATAGGCACACCTCCACGACAGAACTCTTTTCCCGTTTCAGCATCCCAATCAGTATTATCCCCTGTACTCTCAGGTAACGGATCAGTACCCCCTGTTCCGGAAACACCGGCCCTGAACGAATCGGATGAATTCTTCACTGGCTCAGGGACACCCTCGGCCTTCGGTGGTGCGCCAACTCACTCGCGGGGGATCAACGATATTATCTCCGAGTCCACCGTCGGCGCTGGCCCGTCGGTCCAGCTTGTTGAACGGATGAGCGCCACAGTACGTCGACTGGAGAGCGAGCGGGCCGCCTCGAAAGATGAATTGGCGCGCATAACCGCTCAACGTGACGAAGCCCGGGAACAGGTCGTCGACCTGATGCGGGAGGTTGATGAAAAACGAGCATCTGATACCCAAGTACACGAGCTGGAACAGAAACTCGAGGAACTCAATGGACGGTACGATACCACGCTTGAAATGCTCGGTGAAAAGAGCGAGCAGGTGGAAGAGTTGGAGGCCGACATTGCGGATATTAAGAGAATATACCGCGAGTTGGTGGATAGCACGATGAAGTAA